One stretch of Microvirga lotononidis DNA includes these proteins:
- a CDS encoding DUF1775 domain-containing protein codes for MTSSRIGALAAALMLSTPALAHVTFENAQTAPNSTYKAVLRIPHGCDGKATLKVRVRIPEGIIAVKPMPKAGWKLETTKGSYVKAYQLYGDAVTEGVTDIVWTGSLDDAYYDEFVFQARFTDAFQPGATVYFPVVQECDGATAEWTQVPAAGENPHSLASPAPGVRIAGAVTAPQVVKAGTLTLEQPWSRATPGGAKVGGGYVSITNTGATPDRLIGGSFPLASKVEVHEMRLDGDVMRMKPVEGGLEIKPGATVELKPGGYHLMFMDLKEPLKEGQTVKGTLVFEKAGSVEVEYAVRGMGGGTAPAEHKH; via the coding sequence ATGACTTCGTCACGCATTGGCGCGCTTGCCGCCGCCCTCATGCTGTCCACGCCAGCTCTCGCCCACGTCACCTTCGAGAACGCCCAGACGGCGCCGAACTCCACCTACAAGGCGGTGCTGCGCATTCCCCACGGCTGCGACGGCAAGGCCACCCTCAAGGTCCGCGTCCGCATTCCCGAGGGCATCATCGCCGTCAAACCCATGCCCAAGGCCGGCTGGAAGCTGGAGACCACCAAGGGCTCGTACGTGAAGGCCTACCAGCTCTACGGCGACGCCGTCACGGAGGGGGTGACCGACATCGTCTGGACGGGCTCCCTCGACGATGCCTATTACGACGAGTTCGTGTTCCAGGCCCGCTTCACCGATGCCTTCCAGCCCGGCGCGACGGTGTATTTCCCCGTGGTGCAGGAATGCGACGGCGCGACCGCGGAATGGACCCAGGTGCCGGCCGCGGGCGAGAACCCGCACAGTCTTGCATCGCCGGCACCCGGCGTGCGCATCGCGGGCGCCGTCACCGCCCCGCAGGTCGTCAAGGCCGGAACCCTCACTCTCGAACAGCCCTGGTCGCGGGCGACCCCGGGCGGCGCCAAGGTCGGCGGCGGGTATGTGAGCATCACCAACACGGGCGCGACGCCCGACCGGCTGATCGGCGGTTCGTTCCCGCTCGCCTCCAAGGTCGAGGTGCACGAGATGCGCCTCGACGGCGACGTGATGCGCATGAAGCCGGTCGAGGGCGGGCTCGAGATCAAGCCCGGCGCCACGGTCGAATTGAAGCCGGGCGGATACCACCTCATGTTCATGGATCTCAAGGAGCCGTTGAAGGAAGGGCAGACCGTCAAGGGCACGCTCGTCTTCGAGAAGGCCGGCTCCGTCGAGGTGGAATACGCGGTGCGCGGCATGGGCGGCGGGACAGCGCCGGCCGAGCACAAGCACTAG